A section of the Triticum dicoccoides isolate Atlit2015 ecotype Zavitan chromosome 7A, WEW_v2.0, whole genome shotgun sequence genome encodes:
- the LOC119330609 gene encoding protein NRT1/ PTR FAMILY 4.6-like codes for MEDGAREVERWEGYVDWRSRPAVKGRHGGMVAASFVLVAEVLENLAFLANASNLVTYLMKSMHYSPAQSATTVTNFMGTAFLLGLFGGFLSDAVCTTYAVYLISAFVEFMGLVVLTIQARSSSLMPPECAKGAGAAACEPVAGSKKAMLFVGLYLTALGIGGIKGSLPPHGAEQFDEHTPRGRKGRSTFFNYYVFCLSCGALIAVTFAVWVEDNKGWQWGFGISTIAILLSIPVFAAGSRFYRSKVPTGSPLVTIAKVLLAAASARRGGTQSASHGAVIDRAPSPTGSTDMKEYCKPGGAGAAADEVTEPSQELSGLNRAVQCQPRHRALACTVQEVEDVKIVLMVLPIFLSTIMLNCCLAQLSTFSVEQAATMNTHVGGLKVPPASLPVFPVTFIILLAPIYDHIIVPFARRVTGTEMGITHLQRIGTGLVLSIVAMAVAAVVEVKRKNAAAGAGMTDSAAPLPITFFWIAFQYLFLGSADLFTLAGLLEFFFSEAPPRMRSLATSLSWASLALGYYLSSVLVTVVNGATGRAGHRAWLEGASLNHYHLERFYWLMCVLSALNYVFFLVLAIRYKYRNAGVIKGRE; via the exons TGGCGGAGGTGCTTGAGAACCTGGCGTTCCTGGCGAACGCAAGCAACCTGGTGACGTACCTGATGAAGTCCATGCACTACTCACCGGCGCAGTCGGCGACGACGGTGACCAACTTCATGGGCACGGCCTTCCTGCTCGGCCTCTTCGGCGGcttcctctccgacgccgtctgcaCCACCTACGCCGTCTACCTCATCAGCGCCTTCGTCGAGTTCATG GGTTTGGTGGTCCTGACGATCCAGGCGCGGTCGTCGTCGCTGATGCCGCCGGAGTGCGCCAAGGGTGCCGGCGCGGCGGCGTGCGAGCCGGTGGCCGGGAGCAAGAAGGCGATGCTGTTCGTGGGGCTGTACCTGACGGCGCTGGGCATCGGCGGCATCAAGGGCTCCCTGCCGCCGCACGGCGCGGAGCAGTTCGACGAGCACACGCCGCGCGGCCGCAAGGGCCGCTCCACCTTCTTCAACTACTACGTCTTCTGCCTCTCCTGCGGCGCGCTCATCGCCGTCACCTTCGCCGTGTGGGTGGAGGACAACAAGGGGTGGCAGTGGGGGTTCGGCATCTCCACCATCGCCATCCTGCTCTCCATCCCGGTCTTCGCCGCCGGCTCCAGGTTCTACCGCAGCAAGGTGCCCACGGGCAGCCCGCTCGTCACCATCGCCAAGGTCCTGCTCGCGGCCGCCTCCGCGCGCCGCGGGGGCACGCAGAGCGCCAGCCACGGCGCCGTCATCGACCGCGCGCCCAGCCCCACGGGGAGCACCGACATGAAGGAGTACTGCAAGCCCGGGGGCGCgggcgccgccgccgacgaggtgaCGGAGCCGTCCCAGGAGCTGAGCGGCCTGAACCGGGCGGTGCAGTGCCAGCCGCGGCACAGGGCCCTGGCGTGCACGGTGCAGGAGGTGGAGGACGTCAAGATCGTGCTCATGGTGCTCCCCATCTTCCTCTCCACCATCATGCTCAACTGCTGCCTGGCCCAGCTCTCGACCTTCTCCGTGGAGCAGGCGGCGACGATGAACACCCACGTCGGGGGCCTCAAGGTGCCGCCGGCGTCCCTGCCGGTGTTCCCGGTCACGTTCATCATACTCCTGGCGCCCATCTACGACCACATCATCGTCCCGTTCGCGCGGCGGGTGACCGGCACGGAGATGGGCATCACCCACCTCCAGCGCATCGGCACCGGGCTGGTGCTCTCCATCGTGGCCATGGCGGTGGCCGCCGTCGTGGAGGTGAAGCGCAAGAACGCGGCCGCCGGCGCCGGCATGACGGACTCAGCGGCGCCGCTGCCCATCACCTTCTTCTGGATCGCGTTCCAGTACCTGTTCCTGGGGTCCGCGGACCTGTTCACGCTGGCGGGCCTGCTGGAGTTCTTCTTCAGCGAGGCGCCGCCGCGGATGCGGTCGCTGGCGACGTCGCTGTCGTGGGCGTCGCTGGCGCTGGGGTACTACCTGAGCTCCGTGCTGGTGACGGTGGTGAACGGCGCGACGGGGCGCGCGGGGCACCGGGCGTGGCTGGAGGGGGCGAGCCTCAACCACTACCACCTCGAGCGCTTCTACTGGCTCATGTGCGTGCTCAGCGCGCTCAACTACGTCTTCTTCCTGGTGCTGGCCATCCGGTACAAGTACAGAAACGCCGGGGTGATCAAGGGGCGAGAATGA